A section of the Flavobacterium ardleyense genome encodes:
- a CDS encoding Rieske (2Fe-2S) protein, which produces MKKFILLFVTICLISACEKDNFNNRNPYIPNYGFSESINMNLPSYSQLQYPSNGIYYPNAGARGVIIFNTGSGYVVFDAACPNQPISDCSTMLINGIMAVCSCDGAEYSLFTGQSPGKEYPMKQYRVTQNGNVLNIFN; this is translated from the coding sequence ATGAAAAAATTTATTCTCTTATTTGTCACTATCTGCCTAATTAGTGCCTGCGAAAAAGATAATTTCAACAACAGAAATCCTTACATCCCAAACTATGGTTTTTCTGAATCTATAAATATGAATCTGCCTTCATATAGTCAGTTGCAGTATCCGAGTAATGGGATTTACTATCCTAACGCCGGAGCGAGAGGAGTCATTATATTTAATACTGGAAGTGGCTATGTAGTATTTGATGCTGCTTGTCCAAATCAACCGATAAGCGATTGCTCGACCATGCTGATTAATGGTATCATGGCTGTGTGCTCTTGCGACGGTGCTGAGTACAGTTTATTTACTGGTCAGAGTCCTGGCAAAGAATATCCAATGAAACAGTACAGAGTGACTCAGAATGGAAACGTTTTGAATATTTTTAATTAA